The window AGCTCTTGAAACTAGTCTTGGTGTTGAACTAATGGTTCGAGAAAAACGAAGCTTTCATCTAACACCAGCAGGACAATATTTATATCGATCTGGGAAAAAACTATTAGAACGGTTTCATGATATTAAGGTAGAAACGACGCGTATCGGTACAGATGCACGTGTGAGTTTGCGCATTGGTTATTTGAATCGTTACAGTGGAATTGCTATGCAGCAAACGGTGATTCACATGGCAAAGCGTTATAAAAATTTAGATATTCGTATGTACAGCGGCAGTCATGAAGAGCTATATGGCATGCTCAGTGATCGTCGTGTAGATGTAGTATTTAATGATCAATGGCAAATTTTATCTGATGATTTTGAAAGTCATTTAATTGATAAAGCCACTACATTTATTGAGGTACCACAAGGATATACTAATGAAGGCTGTGTAGAACTAAAGCATATCGATGATTTACCACT of the Veillonella parvula genome contains:
- a CDS encoding LysR family transcriptional regulator; the encoded protein is MLLKQLEYFVCVVDNNSFTQAATEQYVSQSAISQQIKALETSLGVELMVREKRSFHLTPAGQYLYRSGKKLLERFHDIKVETTRIGTDARVSLRIGYLNRYSGIAMQQTVIHMAKRYKNLDIRMYSGSHEELYGMLSDRRVDVVFNDQWQILSDDFESHLIDKATTFIEVPQGYTNEGCVELKHIDDLPLILLCRGKYTLSEEEHYRKAIGYNGAFAYARTLEEARYLVAGQQGLLLLDCFKYLTDPMPGIERKVLMNHGKPMERHYYFISQRNQNNSYIVALRDMFQQVLEKL